tcgaaagaagttcgaattcaaatctgcttccaaccaaattttaaattgtaaaaatcatgttcaagttgcttaactgataagaggggttcgagacgaagattttggcgttggtttcactagatttggatgaacggttaaaaagttgcgagggtttgaagatcaggggctaatctgcgataaaaacaatcgcggataggtccctggcgaaaataaaacagaaaaagaaaaatctatcggaagAACGTCCGCTAATAGAgacaaacgaacgaattcgtttgttataagaactaaacgaacgaacgttcgcagaACAGATCTAACCGAagaaaaaccgagaaaaaccgatctataaaaaacagAGTAGATCTAAGGTTTACGAGAAAAAAACCGATGAAAACCCGGAAAAAACCGGCCGCCGGCGGCGGGGTAGGGTTCCGGCAATggcgcggcgtggggcggcggcgacgcgaggtggcggcggcgcggcggcggctagggtttcgcgggGCGTGGCTTGGGCTGGCGGCGGCTTAGGGCGGGCAGCCTCGGGCCTCGCCTTATAAAGGCTGGCGACGGCAGGGCGCCTGGGAGTCCCGGCCCGAGCCGGCTCctaggtcggttcgcgtttttttaataaAATAAATTCCGCTgaagaaaatcctaaataaatataaaaaattctaaaaatgccaaaaacagttttcaccgtctaaataaaatatttagaacaaagtgaacatttttctggcctaaaatgcaattttaaaaaatacttattttttctaattcgaataaaaccttgaataaaatccaaataaaatatttatttgattttaacatttttcctccaatatttcttttattttggagaagtccttttatcccctctcttttatttttaatattggaaatatttcggtgagaaaaatattaaaaccaaaatgatcttcttttcaaatttgagaaaattcaatatgaaaataaacgaagcctccaactctctccttgggtccttgagttgcttaagatttctaggatcaaaccaaaatgcaaataaaatatgatatgcatatgatgacctaggtatgacatccaaattgaaaattgggatgttacaaacctaccccccttaagatgaatctcacccttgagattcgggttggctagaaaataggtgtgggtggtctccgtagatcttcctctcgttcccaggtgggttcatcctcggtatggtggctcaagtgaactttgcaaaacttgataaccttgctgcgtgtaacccggctggcaaactcgagaatcttgacaggtttctcctcataggtcagatcactatccaactgaattgcttccaggggcactgtatctcttattggattatcggccatctcagcatgacccTTCTTCAActagaaacgtgaaacacatcatgaactcctgacaatccttcggcaaattccaacttataggcaacatctcccatacgttccaaaactcggtacagtcctacaaatctcagggctaactttcccatagctccaaaacgtttaactcctcatAGAGGTGACACACGaggatatgctcggtctccaatctcatagactaTCTTCTTGTGCTtagtatctgcataactcttctgcctggactgagctaccttcagtctgtctcgaatcaacttaaccttctcttcggactctttgatcaaattcggtccaaacaactggtggtctccaacttcatcccacattaacggtgtccgacatcttcttccatacaaagctttgaaaggagccatcttcaaactagcctggcaactgttgttgtatgagaactcggcgtcaggcaaattatcatcccaactagatccagaatctagcgcacaagctctcaacatgtcctccagaatctgattgactctctctgtctgtccatctatctgcggatgaaaggttgtactgaactctatcctggtacccaaagtctggtgcagctgattccaaaactttgaggtaaattgtgtccctctatctaatacgatggtcctcggaactccatgaagacatacgatcctggtcatatatattttggctaacttcgcgcttgtataggtggttttcacggggataaagtaagctacctttgtcaaacgatcaactactacccagattgaGTCATATCCCGATGGggtcctaggcaatccggtgatgaaatccatgccaagcttgtcccacttccattcgggtatcggcataggctgcagtaatcctgctggtttctgatattctgccttcactctctgacatacatcacacactGCTATAtatcggcaatatccttcttcatacctgtcgtggaattgtcacggcagatgtcctagtgtgaggacttagtcgtgaggccaacgcatctatgcggtagcttgaaggggttggtcatTATCGAGAGACGCGatgcggatcaacacacaagacaaggatttagacagcttcgggccccgggaaacatcatccggtaatagccctacatgatgtttgtggctaggtctcattatgctcatgagggagtcgccgcataagccggctcccctttagttgtgtctagcctcaACCATTATTTTCTGtctctcttggggtgccctgcccctccttatatatgttgaaggggcaggttacatgactagtcctagtaggattaggattaatctattacaagtggagtcctagtcttgcttcctatgtaggagaatattccttatgccttttctcttaagccggcccaccataaaggtgagccggccttctgggcattgggccttgtcatccgtctaacttgcccgccgggttactaatgagtcgccaagatcaggCGAGTCACTCTTGAGTCGCCAAACTCCGGGCGGGTCACAAGTGAGTCGCCACACTCtcgccgggtcatacatccggcgggttacgccgcggggtatatccccgacattagcccccagtttaatttggatttatccatgttaaactgatctacaATATAAACAAGGAGCAAATTTTACAGGTTGTGCTTCGGGTTAAATATTTTGTAagtcggcacctgatcatccttaagtccttgtcatttcctccttctagaaaatccgggtcaatagaccagcttcataatccatttgaGTTGGCATTCAATGCTCttacttgacaaaaatattggttttgaaatattcaactgatatccagtcggctttgaaaatgtagaacttgccgagtTGTGATTTCTGAAAATCGTCGGGTCATAAAAAATTGATAATtctgggtcatgattgttgccaatgccgggTCACACCATTGATCGTCTTGGTTTGCTCAAAACTTAGAATTTTAAGATATTCCTTCTTTATATGCATATTAcccgtagcccccaagtcttaagaaggaaGCATAGTAAcatcttaagacttgcttcaatataaatgttgcaaccttgaagaaatccaggttattcatctcaatcactagtcaaaactgaatattccacatatgtagcccccaagtgtcgggttgtcatgatTGCATCAACATGGGACTTGTAATAGTCTTATGCTCACAAAAACTTCAactggtgtagcccccaagggccgggtcattatgcaataatgagcagggactttgtagatgtaGACTTGAGAAGCAAtgtctagcccccaagggccagcttagtacgataatattgagctgggactttatatatacttcattgacaaTAATATCATACGATGTAATCCTAtccatggggctcgaacccacgtccataaggttaagagctttgtactcttccaactgagtaatagacctttcaatataatggatttaagatttgtgtaccttgaattgttgacaggagcaattggtagcccccaagggccgtctcattacaatgtgatggtcgggtcttcaataaggtgagcaaaaattgactttgcattagcccccaagtgtcatggtgcatgcttgcaacgacatgagacttgcatatttgatgtaatctcaacttgaatgatgtagcccccaagtgtcgagtcgtaagcctgcagcgactcgggaatATTCCTTCcgttgtagaataaattatatccattgataaaataatagccattgcgctgaagcgactttgaaaacctcaatcataatattggttattaaTAACCATTATAAAAATCCGGGATGTTTGTAACCCGGCAGCTTGTAGCCTCtatgaaaatcaataattgataacccttttgatgatgggcttgagcttaatcatttatgtaagtcatagctccgCAAATCATGGATAGAGTTTTAAACAACATataccctggcgacttaacgtcaaaagccagggctgGTTTAATCATAACCGTATATAATCAGAAcaaaatatcatacatgtgatatttgCTCACACCGCCGGCTTATCATACCTGTGAAGTAAGTGTGATAACCCAAAAATTTGAACACGCAATGTTCTTTCTCCATTATTATATATGGCTGGATTATAATATCGTAAACCAGAAGGGGTAATATCCGAAACCTTAGAGCACAATGTTTCTAACGAATTTAACATCATGATGtgttggcgacttatagtccaaagccaggccgggttaataaacaccggatattttcTTATCATATACTGGTCGACTTATAGTCAAAAactaggccgggttaataaacaccggtgaattGTAATCATAAAGCATTATAAGCCTCATTAGATAAAACTAAAAAAACCTGTTGAATAAAAACAAAcgaaaaaacgaggcttttcatgggctgccaggccgaaaATCGAGTGCTTTCACGAGGCGCATAGCCACCGGGTTAAACCTatatacaaaccttataagatggagttcacataaccaatcgtcattttaactttgacaagttcagtgtctgcataagattgacttgtcaaacgttcggcgggtcattctCGGATTACCTGGACGGGGTGGCTTACTTAAAAATCCAGGATAACCGGGGGtcttaggtgaatacacctggcttccaagcctggcttttaagcctattacaagggttataaaaactctttgttctctagaacaaaagagcccccaagcaatacttttgagctgtgctcaatgggcgcctatgtttgagttgtgcttttgcaacagactctctttggtcccttttaaCCTGGGTAGCAAACCCTCAAGTGTTTTGTAAGcatggcgtataagccggatcaaagggtaattaTAGCTTcactcaatgagcaggaagcccccatgtaaccataataagataagcccataaggcaggatacccatgtttgaaccgcgcatcatggcagcaaattctctttggcaacctttaatttttttgagaactcgaacttacgagagattaattctttttgaaccagaactttaaaccggatttgaaagcttcaaaactttgtgggagacagattatCCTTGAGCCGGATTGTGAACCGGATATTTCAGAGCTTTATGGGAGACAGATTatccttgagccggattttgaaccggatattgagagcttcagtgctttgtgggaaacgagatttcccttgaaccggattgtaaaccagaaGCATCATTGCGAGTCGGAATTTTGCTGACGGCCTTGAAATTTTTATCAATATAACAGCAGCCCCCGGGATCGGGTTATCTTCCCTCTACTAACCCGGAGTTCTTGACTTGCTTTAAACTGTCAGTCATTTtactgagtcatatcattgtagcccccgagtcttaagatgactggaggagttggcttgagactctccataatTAACCGTGATATGAACCGGCATATAGCTTGAACGGCGGAACACTGTCATATGTTGAAGCTGAAAGCAAGGTGGCCAGTTAATGATCTTCGCAACACTCATTATATATCGTTGGCGTTGATAACGTGATATGAATCCACGGAAACTTGAGGTCGAccatggcgggttataaatgaccccATATGATTTGTGTCAGTAATCTGGCCAGCGGTTCATCCCAGCTGGCTGTTGAAGTTAATCAAACTGCAGTGACGGCGACTTGTGCGCTTGTCTATTGAGTCATCCGGTGCAGGCGGAGGCTAATAACATATTATGGCTTGCTTCAGAATTGTTGAGATAGACCGGGCAACAGGAGCGGCGACTTGCGCGTGCTCGTTAAGCAATTTGTGCATACAGGTGcgacccggtgtgttgatgtagaccagaccacgagagacggacggtaaagacgaccacAACAACAGAAGCGGCACAGGCAGATGAGTCGGTCGTGGCGTTGTAAGCCTGCACAGACGGGTGAGCCAGCTGCGGTGTTGTTGTTGTAGACTGAGCCAGCGAGGCGGCGGCTTGCACACACATTTATTAAACAATGCGGCATGGTTAGATGTTGGCGCTTGATAATATTGACGCGAGCTTTATATCCGTGACAAAATGATCTTTCTTTGCAGTggataattgtcctgcatagagaaCATCATGGGCTAGAGCAATTGTTTTTGGATAAATTAATATGTATTTAAAAATAGATAGAAAAAACAACACCTGATATTTTTATCGAATGAACCCAGATGCTGATAATGGATAAACAACTTGGCGACTCAATACAGCCCCAAGTAGGAGCGGCTCAAAGTGACGCATCCGTGGCTGGTCCCTCCTTTTTGATGGCAGACTAGGTTCCAATTTGACTCAATTTTCATATGTGCAAACAGCACCCCAGCAGTATAAATGTGGAAGCTTGTATTGTACGTTCACATCATTGCAAAAAATGATGTTGGCGTATACTTCATATCCGCGGTATAACAACCCCTTTTTGTAGTGAATATTCTCATATGGCTACAAACCAAGCAAGCCAAGCTTCGACATGAAGATCGAACCATTCTTCGTCTTTTTTACTCAATCAAACTCCTTGGTCTTTTGTTCTCTAGTGGCGTCCATACCCATAAATATCTCTGGAGATAAGAAGTGAATAACTCTGGTGACAGTTGAAGCAAGTCAACAACTCAACAGTAGAAGAACAGCAGAGTCAGAGCCCCATGATAGAGGTAGGGCGACTCGTGGTCGGCGGCTCGGCCGTGGCGAGCCACGGCGAGTCAACGGAGCAGGGGGCGGCTGATCCGCAACGGAGGTAGAAAGGCGGCTCAAGGGAGCAGCGCGGCGGTTTAGCGAAGATGGCCACGGGGCGGCGGCTCTAAAGGCCGCGCGTGTAGCAGAAAACAGTGTAGAGGCGGCTCAAGGCCGCAGTGGCACGGCGGCTCTCCGCAAGGATGAGACGGTAGCATAGGCGCGAGGCACTGGGCGACTCAGGAACAAGTATGGGCCGGCGAAAGTGGATCCAGCGGGTTAGCTCACGGAGGCGTGGGTGGAGCCGTAACCGGTCCGGAGCAGATGGAGGTGACTTAATAGGGCCCAGCAGAGGAGAGCACGGCGGCGACTTTGTAGTGATGGCGATTTGATGCAGCAGACGGATTTTAATAGTGGTGTCTCTCTGAGCAGTAGTGGTGGATATGCAAGAACGGCGATAGAGAGGACGAGCTCGTTTGCTCTCTCTACGTGGACCAATGGAGCAGTTCGGCTGTGGTGGGCCTGTTCGGGCATTAATACACATCTACGGAAATATACGTATGGCCTGAGGCAAGTGTACGCGGGGTAACGGCGGGGCAACGAAGTGTGCTGTTGGTACATAACATAAGCGCGCAGTACAGGATGGGCATAAACGAAAAAAGAAAGGACGAGTCTACGTAGCGGCCGGCTGCTCGCTGGCATGCGCGAGCGGCCGACCTAAAATAGAAATTCTTTTATCCGCTAGCGTCTGCTCTGCATAGACATGTATGTGTGTAATTTTTGTCCGCTAGCGCATGTATTTTTTAGCATTTAATACATTCACATCGGTCACAATCAGTTGGAAAAAACAGATCACATATGCATTTGTTTCggttttcaaattttcaaaaagttATATCTTCCAAACCGCGCGTCGgaattaagatccgttttcaccgctGGAATCCTCGCAACGTGCTCTTCAAAACTATATCCCGCATGGGGATGTTTCGacgaactagtcttcctgccaactaaacatcaatgtgtgtgcaactagactagattgccgcgccaactgagcatatgtgtgtgtgccaaaaaagtcctgccaactaaacatcaatgtgtgtgcaactagactagattgtcacgccaactgagcatatgtgtgtgcaactagtgtcctgccaactaaacatcagtgtgtgtgcaactagactaaattacaagccaactaaGCATATGCGTGTGCAATTAGTCtttctgccaactaaacatcaatgtgtgtgcaactagactacattacaagccaactaaatatcaatgtatgtgcaactagactacattacaagccaactaaacatcaatgtgtgtgcgactagactacattacaagaggAGGTTGCACATCGACTTTCGTCGAGGCAATAGTCTAGTCGCACATCAAAGTTGTCGTGGTTGCTAGGTTGTAACCTCATACGAAGGCGCAGCTCCAAATATtagttttggaaaaaagttgcacgATGTAGTAATAAAGTTGCACAATGCAGTAATAGAGTTGCACTATATAGCTCCAAAGTTGGCATCGAAAAAAATTCGTCAAAAtatacccatgcgggatctagtttcaaagatctcgtcgcgaggattTCAATGGTGAAAACAGATTTGAATTCCGACGCGCGGTTTGAAAGATAtagttttttgaatttttaaaaaccCGAAATAAATGCAGATGGATCTGTCTTTCTTAAACTAAAGGAGCAGTGTGAACGTATTTAATGCCACGCCTACATGCACTAGCAGACAAATAAATTACCACATGCATGCGCTGTGAGAGCCGGCCGCTCGGTTCGACCAAAAAGTGCGCGGCCATTTTTTAGatttcaggaaaaagaaaatatGACAACGCGCACCCACCACATGTTTCCCCGAGAAGAGTAAAAAAACTATCAATTGAGTGATTTGTGGCGCGCTCCAGAAAGCCGAGAGGTTATGGCGACCGCGGAGGAGGGCGGCGATGGATTCGAGTTCCTAGCAGATCCGGTGGACAGGTATGATCCCTAGTGCAGAAGACGAACTAGTGATTCTGACTCTTTTGCGGCAGCCAACTTAGGTGTGTCCGAGTGTTCTTGCAGGTTCCCCTTGGCGGATCTTGGACGCGGCGTCTTCGCTCCCGATGGTGAGCCAGAGGCTAATCTCACACAGTCAGCGGCTGAATCCAGCATGGGAGATGTGGGCGATGTGCCGCTAATCCTGCAATTGGCCATCAACAACGGCTGTGAAGCATTAAGCTTCTCTGCGACGGATTCGCAACAGTCAGCTGGAAAGGATGACCCTCAAGCCCCCGGCTGGACTAAAAGGTAAAAGAGATTGAATCATGTTGAAACTGGAGTGTTCATCTTGGCCATGCTTAACTAGGTATCTACTGCGCTAAAGGCTTATCTGAACGATTTAGATCTCGGAAATTATGATCAGTCTTTTGTGTTGTTCATTCATCTGCAGTACCTTGTTCTGAAAAAATAAGCATCCCTATGCAGATTGAGTTAATTCATTCTGAATGCTTAATTATTTCCCAACGTGCACGAGCCAACCGTAATCTTTTCATCATGGATTCGCCAGTGAACTGTGAGCTGTACTAACTCTAATGAAGTGATAAGTCGCACACGTTGTGTCTCTGAGGCCTTCTGTTTGGATACAACAAACACATGATCTAGTTCAGTTGAGTTTGGTCGGGTCTGTGGCCAAAGCTTCTTATCAGTCCAGTTTCTTTACTCACAATGAACACAACCCGCTGCTTCATTTCTGCTGTGATTTCTTTCCGTTTTGTTACTCGATGATGTATTTTCAATATTCTTAGCGTACTGGTGATACGATTGCGTATTCCAGTCACTTGCAGTATGGGCAGCTTTTATCTTCAGAACTTGAAAATTGAACTAACGGGCTAATTTCTTGGCCCATTTTCAACATGTAAACTTCAGTTGGACCGAGTGCAATTTGGACAATAGCCTCTTTGCTGGTTAGTTCATCTGTTGTTTTAATGTTGATTAAGATTATTATTTTTGGCTTTGTTTCGGATGACAATAATTTCTTTCTTCTACTGCAATCTATTAGTATTAAATACACACTTTTTCCCCAGTATTAGATGTGTCTCCTGAACCTGTTCTGGATTGCCATGCTTAGCGTTAGCTGTCAGCATCATTTTCTAAACCATACATGGTGATACAGTTATATTCTGTATTGTAGGTTCTTGATTTCTTGGGTATAGAGAAAATACCATCAAAGCACATCCTCTAGAGGTGGACGAAAGATGCAATAGATATACTTCCACAGCAGTTGGCACACGCACAGAAGACCATATATCGGTTAACTCCATTACATTCGGACATTCAAATCTGTATACTCATGCTTTGGAGGTTGTAAAACTTGGTGATGCAAACCAAATTGCATATGATTGTGCAATGGAGCTTCTTAGATCAGCAATGTATAAACTGATCCCTTTAGCTTCTGAGCATGACGGTCTGGGTTTAGAACACAAAATTGAGTTCAACAAGCCAAAAGGTACAGAATTGAGTGTGTTCGTGAACCACAAAAAGTATGCGGGAGTGATGCTGGAGGTAGTGCAGTTGGAAATTTCATTGGTTTAGCAGCTCCAGAACGCAAACAGAAGGCCGGTCGACCAACCAGCAGCAGAGACAAGCCTCAATATGATGATCTCGGTGCAAAGAGCAAAAAAAGTAAGTTTCTGGCACATCTAGATGCTGCAGTATATATGTCGCGAACCAGGGCACAAGAGCACAACATGTCCACAGCGGGGTGAGCTCcctcaaaagaaaaggaaaaaaagccaAATGCTCAATATGCGGAGTGGGAGGGCATCGCAAGAACACCTGCAAGTCTGCAACAATCCAAAGATTGTTTACATGTTCCTCAGAAAGCTACACATGAACGACCTGTGGAAATGTGATTAATCTGGTGTATCACTGAACTTCCACCGTTTTTCCCTTGTATGATGATTGCTCACAACCTAGTGGTGTGAAATAAATTATGTATTGTCAGCTTAGGAATTGTGACAATGTTTCCTCTTGTATATGTCTAAAACCTTTGACTTGGATTAATCTGGTTTATCACTGAATTTCCACTGTTTTTCCCTTGTATGATGAGTGCTCAGTATCCAGCTGTGTGAAATAAATTATGTATTGTCAACTTAGAAATTGTGACAATATTTCCTCTTGTATCTGTCCAAAACCTTTGACTTATGTGGCTATGTGTTGCTTAAAACTAACCTCCGTGCATTACTGGGTAATTAAGATCTCATGTTATTTGTGTGTGCTGCTGATGACATGTTCTACTATTGGTGATCAGATTGATTTTCGTCTCTTATTTCCTATTAATTTTTCATCTTCTTTTTTATGATATCTTCCAGAATTGGCCATCAAAGTGTTATCTATGTGTGCTGCTACTTGCCAACAGACACCACCAAATTGATGGATGCAGGGTCGAGGGCGATGGTTGCCTGATGCTGAGCAACAGCCGCCACAGCGAGGGAAGATCCTGCAGCTTCGCTTGCCGCCGATGCCAAATGCGAGGCTTCCGGTGCACCGTTCTGCTGCCCCACGCCCCCACCCCACCATGCATCCGCCGCCTGCATCTGACAACCTTGATTTGGTGCTGCGATTTCCTGCTGACCTTGATTGATTTGCGCTACCGGAGGTGCCGCCGTCCAAGCATAGCCAGGTGTTCCGCGTAGGCTTCCTGCCACATGTAGAAATCACATCCACCTCTCCCCGGCTGCCACGGATTGAAGAATACGACTAAGATATCGAATCCACAAAAAAAAAAAGCAAACACTCGTTGACTCAAGATCCACTTACTTTGTGATTGTGACACTTGTAGTTGTAGAACCGCTCGCCAGCGAACTGACACGAACGTCATCACTAACCTGCCGCAATCCAGGCACGGGACTACAAGCAGGGCCACCGAATCTGGACCTTGGTTGGCGTTCGCCATGAGCTGTAGCAAGGGTTCTTTCACTGGATTTTGATGATCGAATGAGCAGATGGGTTGCGGGGTAAGCTAGGATAATAAATGACCTCGCTGGACCGCACACGCACTACTTCCACCATGTGACGGTCACAAGCTTCCAGCAACCACGCCGTGAGGACCAGACGGAGACCAACTCGTATGCCGTACATATACGCAACAAGACCTACCTAAAGTACTTACGGCACACATCCCCAAAACAACTCGATGGTTGGCGATACCAGGAGCGTGCGCGCTCGTCCACGCCAACCAATTTTCGTGGATATGCGTGGTACTCTCGAGCCGCTGCTGAGCTTGCTTTGTTCATATACACAA
The sequence above is drawn from the Triticum aestivum cultivar Chinese Spring chromosome 7A, IWGSC CS RefSeq v2.1, whole genome shotgun sequence genome and encodes:
- the LOC123151988 gene encoding uncharacterized protein, with the protein product MATAEEGGDGFEFLADPVDRFPLADLGRGVFAPDGEPEANLTQSAAESSMGDVGDVPLILQLAINNGCEALSFSATDSQQSAGKDDPQAPGWTKRFLISWV